A genomic segment from Sciurus carolinensis chromosome 1, mSciCar1.2, whole genome shotgun sequence encodes:
- the Ahcyl1 gene encoding S-adenosylhomocysteine hydrolase-like protein 1 isoform X2 translates to MSMPDAMPLPGVGEELKQAKEIEDAEKYSFMATVTKAPKKQIQFADDMQEFTKFPTKTGRRSLSRSISQSSTDSYSSAASYTDSSDDEVSPREKQQTNSKGSSNFCVKNIKQAEFGRREIEIAEQDMSALISLRKRAQGEKPLAGAKIVGCTHITAQTAVLIETLCALGAQCRWSACNIYSTQNEVAAALAEAGVAVFAWKGESEDDFWWCIDRCVNMDGWQANMILDDGGDLTHWVYKKYPNVFKKIRGIVEESVTGVHRLYQLSKAGKLCVPAMNVNDSVTKQKFDNLYCCRESILDGLKRTTDVMFGGKQVVVCGYGEVGKGCCAALKALGAIVYITEIDPICALQACMDGFRVVKLNEVIRQVDVVITCTGNKNVVTREHLDRMKNSCIVCNMGHSNTEIDVTSLRTPELTWERVRSQVDHVIWPDGKRVVLLAEGRLLNLSCSTVPTFVLSITATTQALALIELYNAPEGRYKQDVYLLPKKMDEYVASLHLPSFDAHLTELTDDQAKYLGLNKNGPFKPNYYR, encoded by the exons CAAATCCAGTTTGCTGATGACATGCAGGAGTTCACCAAATTCCCTACGAAGACTGGCCGGAGATCTTTGTCTCGCTCCATCTCACAGTCCTCCACTGACAGCTACAGTTCAG CTGCATCTTACACAGACAGCTCTGATGATGAGGTTTCCCCCCGGGAGAAGCAACAAACGAACTCCAAGGGCAGCAGCAATTTCTGTGTGAAGAACATCAAGCAGGCAGAATTTGGACGCCGGGAGATTGAGATTGCAGAGCAAG ACATGTCTGCTCTGATTTCACTCAGGAAACGTGCTCAGGGGGAGAAGCCCTTGGCTGGTGCTAAAATAGTGGGCTGTACACACATCACGGCCCAGACAGCG GTGTTGATTGAGACTCTTTGTGCTTTGGGGGCTCAGTGCCGCTGGTCTGCTTGCAACATCTACTCAACTCAGAATGAAGTTGCTGCAGCACTAGCCGAGGCTG GAGTTGCAGTGTTCGCTTGGAAGGGCGAGTCAGAAGATGACTTCTGGTGGTGTATTGACCGCTGTGTGAACATGGATGGGTGGCAGGCCAACATG ATCCTGGATGATGGGGGAGACTTAACCCACTGGGTTTATAAGAAGTATCCAAACGTGTTTAAGAAGATCCGAGGCATTGTGGAAGAGAGCGTGACTGGTGTTCACAG GCTATATCAGCTCTCCAAAGCTGGGAAGCTCTGTGTTCCTGCCATGAATGTCAACGATTCTGTTACCAAACAGAAGTTTGATAACTTGTACTGCTGCCGGGAGTCCATTTTGGATGG CCTGAAGAGGACCACAGATGTGATGTTTGGTGGGAAACAAGTGGTGGTGTGTGGCTATGGTGAG GTTGGAAAGGGCTGCTGTGCTGCTCTCAAGGCCCTTGGTGCCATCGTCTATATTACAGAAATCGACCCCATCTGTGCTCTGCAGGCCTG caTGGATGGGTTCAGGGTGGTGAAATTAAATGAAGTCATCCGACAAGTTGATGTTGTAATAACTTGCACAG GAAATAAGAATGTAGTGACACGGGAACACTTGGACCGCATGAAAAATAGTTGCATTGTTTGCAATATGGGCCACTCCAACACGGAAATTGACGTG ACCAGCCTCCGCACTCCGGAGCTGACATGGGAGCGAGTACGTTCTCAGGTGGACCATGTCATCTGGCCAGACGGCAAACGAGTCGTCCTCCTGGCAGAG GGTCGTCTGCTCAATCTGAGCTGCTCCACAGTTCCCACCTTTGTCCTGTCCATCACAGCCACCACACAG GCTTTGGCACTGATAGAACTCTATAATGCACCTGAGGGACGATACAAACAGGATGTATACTTACTTCCTAAGAAAATGG ATGAGTACGTTGCCAGCTTGCACCTGCCGTCATTTGATGCCCACCTGACAGAGCTGACAGATGACCAAGCAAAATATCTGGGACTCAACAAAAATGGGCCATTCAAACCTAATTATTACAGGTAA
- the Ahcyl1 gene encoding S-adenosylhomocysteine hydrolase-like protein 1 isoform X1, with protein sequence MSMPDAMPLPGVGEELKQAKEIEDAEKYSFMATVTKAPKKQIQFADDMQEFTKFPTKTGRRSLSRSISQSSTDSYSSAASYTDSSDDEVSPREKQQTNSKGSSNFCVKNIKQAEFGRREIEIAEQDMSALISLRKRAQGEKPLAGAKIVGCTHITAQTAVLIETLCALGAQCRWSACNIYSTQNEVAAALAEAGVAVFAWKGESEDDFWWCIDRCVNMDGWQANMILDDGGDLTHWVYKKYPNVFKKIRGIVEESVTGVHRLYQLSKAGKLCVPAMNVNDSVTKQKFDNLYCCRESILDGLKRTTDVMFGGKQVVVCGYGEVGKGCCAALKALGAIVYITEIDPICALQACMDGFRVVKLNEVIRQVDVVITCTGNKNVVTREHLDRMKNSCIVCNMGHSNTEIDVTSLRTPELTWERVRSQVDHVIWPDGKRVVLLAEGRLLNLSCSTVPTFVLSITATTQALALIELYNAPEGRYKQDVYLLPKKMDEYVASLHLPSFDAHLTELTDDQAKYLGLNKNGPFKPNYYRY encoded by the exons CAAATCCAGTTTGCTGATGACATGCAGGAGTTCACCAAATTCCCTACGAAGACTGGCCGGAGATCTTTGTCTCGCTCCATCTCACAGTCCTCCACTGACAGCTACAGTTCAG CTGCATCTTACACAGACAGCTCTGATGATGAGGTTTCCCCCCGGGAGAAGCAACAAACGAACTCCAAGGGCAGCAGCAATTTCTGTGTGAAGAACATCAAGCAGGCAGAATTTGGACGCCGGGAGATTGAGATTGCAGAGCAAG ACATGTCTGCTCTGATTTCACTCAGGAAACGTGCTCAGGGGGAGAAGCCCTTGGCTGGTGCTAAAATAGTGGGCTGTACACACATCACGGCCCAGACAGCG GTGTTGATTGAGACTCTTTGTGCTTTGGGGGCTCAGTGCCGCTGGTCTGCTTGCAACATCTACTCAACTCAGAATGAAGTTGCTGCAGCACTAGCCGAGGCTG GAGTTGCAGTGTTCGCTTGGAAGGGCGAGTCAGAAGATGACTTCTGGTGGTGTATTGACCGCTGTGTGAACATGGATGGGTGGCAGGCCAACATG ATCCTGGATGATGGGGGAGACTTAACCCACTGGGTTTATAAGAAGTATCCAAACGTGTTTAAGAAGATCCGAGGCATTGTGGAAGAGAGCGTGACTGGTGTTCACAG GCTATATCAGCTCTCCAAAGCTGGGAAGCTCTGTGTTCCTGCCATGAATGTCAACGATTCTGTTACCAAACAGAAGTTTGATAACTTGTACTGCTGCCGGGAGTCCATTTTGGATGG CCTGAAGAGGACCACAGATGTGATGTTTGGTGGGAAACAAGTGGTGGTGTGTGGCTATGGTGAG GTTGGAAAGGGCTGCTGTGCTGCTCTCAAGGCCCTTGGTGCCATCGTCTATATTACAGAAATCGACCCCATCTGTGCTCTGCAGGCCTG caTGGATGGGTTCAGGGTGGTGAAATTAAATGAAGTCATCCGACAAGTTGATGTTGTAATAACTTGCACAG GAAATAAGAATGTAGTGACACGGGAACACTTGGACCGCATGAAAAATAGTTGCATTGTTTGCAATATGGGCCACTCCAACACGGAAATTGACGTG ACCAGCCTCCGCACTCCGGAGCTGACATGGGAGCGAGTACGTTCTCAGGTGGACCATGTCATCTGGCCAGACGGCAAACGAGTCGTCCTCCTGGCAGAG GGTCGTCTGCTCAATCTGAGCTGCTCCACAGTTCCCACCTTTGTCCTGTCCATCACAGCCACCACACAG GCTTTGGCACTGATAGAACTCTATAATGCACCTGAGGGACGATACAAACAGGATGTATACTTACTTCCTAAGAAAATGG ATGAGTACGTTGCCAGCTTGCACCTGCCGTCATTTGATGCCCACCTGACAGAGCTGACAGATGACCAAGCAAAATATCTGGGACTCAACAAAAATGGGCCATTCAAACCTAATTATTACAG ATACTAA
- the Ahcyl1 gene encoding S-adenosylhomocysteine hydrolase-like protein 1 isoform X3 gives MQEFTKFPTKTGRRSLSRSISQSSTDSYSSAASYTDSSDDEVSPREKQQTNSKGSSNFCVKNIKQAEFGRREIEIAEQDMSALISLRKRAQGEKPLAGAKIVGCTHITAQTAVLIETLCALGAQCRWSACNIYSTQNEVAAALAEAGVAVFAWKGESEDDFWWCIDRCVNMDGWQANMILDDGGDLTHWVYKKYPNVFKKIRGIVEESVTGVHRLYQLSKAGKLCVPAMNVNDSVTKQKFDNLYCCRESILDGLKRTTDVMFGGKQVVVCGYGEVGKGCCAALKALGAIVYITEIDPICALQACMDGFRVVKLNEVIRQVDVVITCTGNKNVVTREHLDRMKNSCIVCNMGHSNTEIDVTSLRTPELTWERVRSQVDHVIWPDGKRVVLLAEGRLLNLSCSTVPTFVLSITATTQALALIELYNAPEGRYKQDVYLLPKKMDEYVASLHLPSFDAHLTELTDDQAKYLGLNKNGPFKPNYYRY, from the exons ATGCAGGAGTTCACCAAATTCCCTACGAAGACTGGCCGGAGATCTTTGTCTCGCTCCATCTCACAGTCCTCCACTGACAGCTACAGTTCAG CTGCATCTTACACAGACAGCTCTGATGATGAGGTTTCCCCCCGGGAGAAGCAACAAACGAACTCCAAGGGCAGCAGCAATTTCTGTGTGAAGAACATCAAGCAGGCAGAATTTGGACGCCGGGAGATTGAGATTGCAGAGCAAG ACATGTCTGCTCTGATTTCACTCAGGAAACGTGCTCAGGGGGAGAAGCCCTTGGCTGGTGCTAAAATAGTGGGCTGTACACACATCACGGCCCAGACAGCG GTGTTGATTGAGACTCTTTGTGCTTTGGGGGCTCAGTGCCGCTGGTCTGCTTGCAACATCTACTCAACTCAGAATGAAGTTGCTGCAGCACTAGCCGAGGCTG GAGTTGCAGTGTTCGCTTGGAAGGGCGAGTCAGAAGATGACTTCTGGTGGTGTATTGACCGCTGTGTGAACATGGATGGGTGGCAGGCCAACATG ATCCTGGATGATGGGGGAGACTTAACCCACTGGGTTTATAAGAAGTATCCAAACGTGTTTAAGAAGATCCGAGGCATTGTGGAAGAGAGCGTGACTGGTGTTCACAG GCTATATCAGCTCTCCAAAGCTGGGAAGCTCTGTGTTCCTGCCATGAATGTCAACGATTCTGTTACCAAACAGAAGTTTGATAACTTGTACTGCTGCCGGGAGTCCATTTTGGATGG CCTGAAGAGGACCACAGATGTGATGTTTGGTGGGAAACAAGTGGTGGTGTGTGGCTATGGTGAG GTTGGAAAGGGCTGCTGTGCTGCTCTCAAGGCCCTTGGTGCCATCGTCTATATTACAGAAATCGACCCCATCTGTGCTCTGCAGGCCTG caTGGATGGGTTCAGGGTGGTGAAATTAAATGAAGTCATCCGACAAGTTGATGTTGTAATAACTTGCACAG GAAATAAGAATGTAGTGACACGGGAACACTTGGACCGCATGAAAAATAGTTGCATTGTTTGCAATATGGGCCACTCCAACACGGAAATTGACGTG ACCAGCCTCCGCACTCCGGAGCTGACATGGGAGCGAGTACGTTCTCAGGTGGACCATGTCATCTGGCCAGACGGCAAACGAGTCGTCCTCCTGGCAGAG GGTCGTCTGCTCAATCTGAGCTGCTCCACAGTTCCCACCTTTGTCCTGTCCATCACAGCCACCACACAG GCTTTGGCACTGATAGAACTCTATAATGCACCTGAGGGACGATACAAACAGGATGTATACTTACTTCCTAAGAAAATGG ATGAGTACGTTGCCAGCTTGCACCTGCCGTCATTTGATGCCCACCTGACAGAGCTGACAGATGACCAAGCAAAATATCTGGGACTCAACAAAAATGGGCCATTCAAACCTAATTATTACAG ATACTAA